One segment of Niveibacterium microcysteis DNA contains the following:
- a CDS encoding FliH/SctL family protein — protein sequence MANELVIRANQATGAYRRVQFEDFAAPQVLDEPEPAIDMASAPEPVAEPIIEPEPELPTGPIEIAPGVHLPTADEVDQIHQEAYKAGYDIGYEEGSARGRLEAAELHQLLGQFKDTLDHLDESIGAEILALSLEVARLVVREQIKQRPESLLVVIREALAQLPQQHAVLHVNSADDALVRQYLGEQHAHAGHRIVEDDSVERGGCRIEVAGTLLDATVATRWRRVVENLSREHPWEDE from the coding sequence ATGGCAAACGAACTCGTCATCCGCGCCAATCAGGCCACCGGCGCCTACCGCCGCGTGCAGTTCGAGGATTTTGCGGCGCCGCAGGTTCTCGACGAGCCCGAACCAGCGATCGACATGGCGTCAGCGCCGGAGCCCGTCGCCGAGCCGATCATCGAACCGGAGCCGGAGCTTCCCACCGGCCCGATCGAGATCGCACCCGGCGTCCACTTGCCGACGGCCGATGAGGTCGACCAGATTCATCAGGAAGCCTACAAGGCCGGCTACGACATCGGTTACGAAGAAGGCAGCGCACGCGGGCGACTGGAGGCCGCTGAACTGCACCAGTTGCTGGGTCAGTTCAAGGACACGCTTGATCATCTCGACGAGTCGATCGGCGCGGAGATCCTTGCGCTGTCGCTTGAAGTGGCGCGTTTGGTAGTGCGGGAGCAGATCAAGCAAAGGCCCGAGAGCCTGCTGGTCGTGATTCGCGAAGCGCTGGCGCAGTTGCCGCAGCAGCATGCGGTGCTGCATGTGAATTCGGCGGACGATGCGCTGGTACGGCAATACCTCGGCGAACAGCACGCCCACGCGGGTCACCGCATCGTGGAGGACGACTCGGTCGAGCGCGGTGGCTGCCGCATCGAAGTTGCAGGCACGCTGCTCGACGCAACGGTCGCAACGCGCTGGCGCCGGGTGGTCGAGAACCTCTCGCGCGAACATCCGTGGGAGGATGAGTGA
- a CDS encoding flagellar hook-length control protein FliK: MPAMNVSPSPMPAPVSNTAPAQANLPANAAESSTDNGKPANFANALDGAKAKTQKAESDKASDRSDTDATAATDDPARLAQIAAALLSSLAPSSASQTVDSSNQPALTEAAANGVITSVEGRFLPRQNQVPSNEDSVTRVNRLSGSPGSATAVDSLPLDGKALPAAAVPAAQGSNGETSADTSDKAAAANALLAQTSNRTAATASDEKPNPALTALGDSAKQPIAAVVAEASGKAAQTKAVIVDTAAQASAPTQPTVSPWADTLANRTAEAARTEAPQFPVRTPVSQSGWADDVGNRMVWMAGKELGRAELILTPPHLGRVEITLNVNGDQTTAHFVTATPAAREAIEQSIPRLRELMTDAGLNLGQVNVSANGTNDPSQEQRSWGGPQRGARQVAADDTAEVVGLARPAWSQSGRGMVDTFA, encoded by the coding sequence ATGCCAGCAATGAACGTGAGCCCAAGCCCAATGCCCGCCCCGGTGAGCAACACCGCGCCGGCGCAGGCGAATCTGCCGGCAAATGCCGCCGAATCAAGCACCGACAACGGCAAGCCGGCGAACTTCGCCAATGCGCTGGATGGCGCCAAAGCCAAGACGCAAAAGGCGGAGAGCGACAAGGCGAGCGACCGCTCAGACACCGATGCGACGGCGGCCACCGACGATCCGGCGCGGCTCGCGCAAATCGCCGCTGCATTGCTTTCGTCTTTAGCACCGTCGTCAGCCAGTCAAACTGTCGACTCTTCTAACCAGCCCGCGCTTACCGAGGCGGCAGCGAACGGGGTCATAACGTCCGTGGAAGGGCGCTTTCTTCCGCGGCAGAACCAAGTACCAAGCAACGAGGATTCAGTCACACGCGTGAATAGGCTCTCTGGTTCTCCAGGATCAGCGACAGCCGTTGACAGTTTGCCGCTGGACGGCAAAGCGCTGCCGGCTGCGGCAGTTCCTGCCGCGCAAGGCAGCAATGGCGAAACCTCGGCTGACACATCGGACAAGGCCGCTGCGGCGAATGCACTTTTGGCCCAGACCAGCAATCGCACGGCCGCGACAGCGAGCGACGAAAAGCCCAACCCCGCCTTGACCGCGCTTGGCGATTCGGCCAAGCAGCCCATCGCAGCGGTTGTCGCGGAAGCAAGCGGCAAAGCGGCGCAAACCAAGGCTGTCATCGTGGACACGGCAGCTCAGGCAAGTGCCCCGACGCAACCGACGGTGTCACCTTGGGCGGATACGCTCGCCAACCGTACGGCGGAGGCCGCACGCACCGAAGCCCCGCAGTTCCCTGTCCGCACGCCGGTTTCGCAAAGCGGCTGGGCAGACGACGTGGGCAACCGAATGGTGTGGATGGCCGGCAAGGAACTTGGCCGCGCGGAGTTGATCCTCACGCCGCCACACTTGGGCCGCGTCGAGATCACGCTGAACGTAAACGGCGACCAGACCACGGCGCATTTCGTTACTGCTACGCCAGCAGCACGCGAGGCGATCGAACAATCGATCCCACGACTGCGCGAATTGATGACCGACGCTGGGCTCAACCTGGGCCAGGTCAACGTGAGTGCGAACGGCACCAACGATCCGTCGCAGGAACAACGCAGCTGGGGTGGCCCCCAACGCGGCGCGCGCCAGGTCGCGGCGGACGACACGGCCGAGGTTGTAGGCTTGGCCCGCCCGGCCTGGTCGCAGTCAGGCCGCGGCATGGTTGATACGTTTGCCTGA
- the fliJ gene encoding flagellar export protein FliJ has product MSNALQTLIELAQSRMDDAAKRLGALLASGQAHEQKLEILVQYREEYHNRFRAAAQTGISPEAWRNYSTFIAKLDEAVFEQEQIVARAREQVVAGKQAWVDERNRKKAFDTLATRQQAVALRKESRAEQRITDEHSAKLFRTKQEEAQDDSDSTPGNGSITPEGPADPT; this is encoded by the coding sequence ATGTCCAACGCACTGCAAACGCTGATCGAACTTGCCCAGAGCCGCATGGACGATGCGGCCAAGCGCCTTGGCGCACTGCTCGCAAGCGGCCAGGCGCATGAGCAGAAGCTCGAAATCCTCGTCCAGTACCGCGAGGAGTACCACAACCGCTTCCGCGCCGCCGCGCAGACCGGCATCTCGCCCGAAGCCTGGCGCAACTACTCCACCTTCATTGCAAAGCTCGACGAAGCGGTGTTCGAGCAGGAACAGATCGTCGCGCGCGCCCGCGAGCAGGTCGTGGCCGGCAAGCAAGCCTGGGTGGACGAACGCAACCGCAAGAAGGCCTTTGACACCCTCGCCACACGCCAGCAAGCAGTTGCCCTTCGCAAGGAATCGCGGGCCGAACAACGCATTACCGACGAGCATTCGGCCAAGCTCTTTCGAACCAAGCAGGAAGAAGCCCAGGACGATTCCGACAGTACACCGGGCAACGGCTCGATCACGCCCGAAGGGCCCGCGGACCCGACCTGA
- a CDS encoding flagellar basal body-associated protein FliL, whose amino-acid sequence MSSKPAKPAAEGEAAPKKSKKMLIIIVAAVVGLALAGGGAFLLLGKKKKAAAEGEEAQADEEKPAAHADPKAPPVFVPLEPFVVNLQPENGEQYLQVVLSFRVADTHTGDQIKLLMPEIRHRILMLLSGKKASEIANPEGREALAAEIRTEANTSLGYEPPKKKKKGADHDEGGPIVSVLFTSFIVQ is encoded by the coding sequence ATGTCCAGCAAGCCCGCCAAACCTGCAGCCGAAGGCGAAGCCGCCCCGAAGAAGAGCAAGAAGATGCTGATCATCATCGTCGCGGCGGTGGTGGGGCTCGCGCTTGCCGGAGGCGGTGCTTTCCTCCTGCTGGGCAAGAAGAAGAAGGCTGCGGCCGAAGGTGAAGAAGCTCAAGCCGACGAGGAAAAACCCGCTGCCCATGCCGATCCGAAGGCACCGCCGGTGTTCGTGCCGCTGGAACCCTTCGTCGTAAACCTGCAGCCGGAAAACGGCGAGCAGTACCTGCAGGTGGTGCTCTCGTTCCGCGTGGCGGACACACACACCGGCGACCAGATCAAGCTGCTGATGCCCGAAATTCGCCATCGCATCCTGATGCTGCTGTCGGGCAAGAAAGCGTCCGAGATCGCCAACCCCGAAGGGCGCGAGGCCCTCGCCGCGGAGATCCGTACGGAGGCGAACACCTCGCTGGGCTATGAGCCGCCCAAGAAGAAGAAAAAAGGCGCTGATCACGACGAGGGCGGGCCGATCGTGTCCGTGCTCTTTACTTCTTTCATCGTCCAGTAA
- a CDS encoding sigma-54-dependent transcriptional regulator: MIETLHILVVEDDPDIRDAVAFTLETAGHTVTAVGDGPAALAALDRDAFNLVVSDLRMQPMDGLQLLDAIRAGHPQLPVMLMTAYGDVGTAVAAMRAGACDFLLKPFEPAVLLDQVRRYATATPDESEMVAEDPRTRDVLALAARVAETDATVLLTGESGTGKEVFARYIHRHSRRANGPFVAINCAAIPETLLEATLFGYEKGAFTGAQTSQAGKFEQADGGTLLLDEISEMPLPLQAKLLRVLQEREVERVGGKKPVSLDIRVLATSNRDMLREVQSCRFREDLYYRLNVFPIAIPSLRERPRDVAALANHFLHRHGERIGKLARLSPEAAAILAAWHWPGNVRELENTLQRAAILARGEVVEAADMRLCLPQASAAPPSDAVVVMTDSPPASDEKPSNMRDLERQHILDTLKSVGGSRKLAVEKLGISERTLRYKLQQYRAEGADI, translated from the coding sequence ATGATTGAAACCCTGCACATCCTGGTGGTCGAAGATGACCCGGATATCCGCGACGCCGTCGCATTTACGCTGGAGACAGCGGGCCACACGGTCACTGCCGTGGGTGACGGCCCGGCGGCGCTGGCTGCACTGGATCGCGACGCGTTCAACCTCGTCGTCAGCGACCTGCGCATGCAACCAATGGACGGCTTGCAACTGCTTGATGCCATCCGTGCCGGGCATCCGCAGCTACCGGTCATGCTGATGACCGCCTACGGCGACGTGGGTACAGCGGTCGCGGCGATGCGCGCGGGCGCCTGCGACTTCCTTCTGAAGCCCTTCGAGCCTGCGGTGCTGCTCGATCAAGTGCGCCGCTACGCTACCGCCACGCCGGACGAGTCCGAAATGGTGGCCGAAGACCCGCGGACCCGCGATGTGCTGGCGCTGGCCGCGCGGGTGGCCGAGACGGATGCAACGGTGTTGCTCACCGGCGAGTCCGGTACCGGCAAGGAAGTCTTTGCGCGCTACATCCACCGTCACTCCCGCCGGGCCAACGGCCCATTCGTCGCGATCAACTGCGCCGCAATCCCGGAAACGCTGCTCGAAGCCACATTATTCGGTTACGAGAAGGGCGCGTTTACTGGCGCGCAGACCTCGCAGGCAGGCAAGTTTGAGCAGGCGGATGGCGGCACGCTGCTGCTCGACGAAATCTCTGAAATGCCCTTGCCGCTGCAGGCCAAATTGCTGCGCGTACTGCAGGAGCGCGAGGTTGAGCGCGTTGGCGGCAAGAAGCCGGTGTCGCTGGATATCCGCGTGCTGGCGACCAGCAACCGCGACATGCTGCGCGAAGTCCAGAGCTGCCGCTTCCGCGAAGATCTCTACTACCGCCTCAACGTCTTCCCGATCGCAATCCCGAGCTTGCGTGAGCGCCCCCGCGACGTGGCAGCGCTCGCAAACCATTTCCTGCATCGCCATGGCGAGCGGATCGGCAAGCTCGCGCGCCTGTCGCCGGAGGCGGCGGCAATTCTTGCCGCATGGCATTGGCCGGGCAACGTTCGGGAGTTGGAAAACACATTGCAGCGCGCCGCGATTCTCGCGCGAGGCGAGGTCGTTGAAGCGGCGGACATGCGCTTGTGCCTGCCGCAGGCGAGTGCCGCACCGCCCTCTGACGCGGTGGTGGTGATGACCGATTCGCCCCCCGCATCGGACGAAAAGCCCAGCAACATGCGGGATCTGGAGAGGCAGCACATCCTGGATACCTTGAAATCAGTCGGCGGCTCGCGCAAACTGGCCGTGGAGAAGCTCGGCATCTCCGAGCGAACCCTGCGCTACAAGCTTCAGCAATATCGGGCGGAGGGGGCGGACATCTGA
- the fliE gene encoding flagellar hook-basal body complex protein FliE, producing MDTRGIEQMIGQMRATAEAAAGKPASVEGGEGVDFSQVLQGALQQVSQAQNDAKAMSEQFSAGDPNVNLQDVMVNLQKANLSFQQMVQVRNRLVTAYQDIMNMQV from the coding sequence ATGGATACGCGCGGCATTGAACAGATGATTGGCCAGATGCGCGCCACTGCAGAAGCAGCGGCGGGCAAGCCTGCGTCCGTCGAGGGCGGCGAAGGTGTCGATTTCTCGCAAGTGCTGCAGGGCGCGCTTCAGCAGGTCAGCCAAGCCCAGAACGATGCCAAGGCGATGTCCGAGCAGTTCTCTGCCGGAGATCCAAACGTCAATCTGCAGGACGTGATGGTCAACCTGCAGAAGGCCAACCTCTCGTTCCAGCAAATGGTCCAGGTCCGCAATCGCCTGGTTACGGCTTACCAGGACATCATGAACATGCAGGTTTGA
- the fliG gene encoding flagellar motor switch protein FliG, translating into MSDAEEGINKAALLLLTLGPDEAADILKHMSPREVQKLGLAMTRLTPQGREVIEALINEVAIYAAKSSPVQADDEKIRIMLTKALGDERAANLLSRVLQGSDTAGIESLKWMDAATAADLIKNEHPQIIATILVHLEFDHAGEILKHFSERQRNDVLLRIATLDGVQPTALKELNEALTRVLSGSTQLKKTSIGGVRHAADILNFVGSAAETAILDNVREYDPDLAQRILDEMFVFDNLMDVDDRGIQTILREVQSDQLVIALKGANPEMREKVFKNMSQRAAEMLREDLESKGPVRLSEVEASQKEILKIARRLAEEGQIVIGGKGGDDFV; encoded by the coding sequence ATGAGCGACGCTGAAGAGGGAATCAACAAGGCCGCGTTGCTCCTGCTCACGCTGGGGCCGGACGAGGCGGCGGACATCCTCAAGCACATGTCGCCGCGTGAGGTGCAGAAGCTGGGCCTCGCAATGACCCGGCTGACGCCGCAAGGCCGCGAAGTGATCGAGGCCTTGATCAACGAGGTTGCGATCTACGCCGCGAAGAGTTCGCCGGTGCAGGCCGATGACGAGAAGATCCGCATCATGCTGACCAAGGCACTCGGCGACGAGCGCGCCGCCAACCTGCTCTCGCGCGTGCTGCAGGGCTCGGACACGGCGGGTATCGAGTCGCTCAAGTGGATGGATGCGGCGACTGCGGCTGACCTGATCAAGAACGAACACCCGCAGATCATCGCGACGATCCTGGTGCACCTTGAGTTCGACCACGCTGGCGAGATCCTCAAGCATTTCTCCGAGCGCCAACGCAACGACGTGCTGCTGCGCATCGCAACGCTCGACGGTGTGCAGCCGACTGCGCTGAAGGAACTGAACGAAGCACTCACCCGCGTGCTGTCGGGCTCGACGCAGCTGAAGAAGACGTCGATCGGCGGTGTACGCCATGCGGCGGACATCCTCAACTTTGTCGGCAGTGCGGCGGAGACCGCGATCCTCGACAACGTGCGCGAGTACGACCCGGATCTGGCCCAGCGCATCCTCGACGAAATGTTCGTCTTCGATAACCTGATGGACGTCGACGACCGCGGCATCCAGACGATTCTGCGCGAAGTGCAGTCCGACCAGCTGGTCATCGCACTCAAGGGCGCCAACCCGGAGATGCGCGAGAAGGTGTTCAAGAACATGTCGCAACGTGCGGCGGAAATGCTGCGCGAGGACCTGGAATCGAAGGGCCCAGTTCGCCTCTCGGAGGTCGAAGCCTCGCAGAAGGAAATCCTCAAAATCGCCCGCCGCCTTGCCGAGGAAGGCCAGATCGTCATCGGCGGCAAGGGTGGCGACGACTTCGTCTAA
- the fliI gene encoding flagellar protein export ATPase FliI, with translation MPRLADSWRDYLEDCRKMAAVASPYQVAGRLTRINGLVMEASGLKLPLGSGCRILIPGGGSVEAEVVGFTGDKLYMMPTDDVFGLAPGAQVVPNDPAQPKLSTSERVEPRRRASDRAKHLPVGNELLGRVVDGAGRPLDGLGPLEVKHTRSLQSRPFNPLLRAPIAASLDVGIRTINALLTIGRGQRMGLFAGSGVGKSVLIGMMARYTEAEVIVVGLIGERGREVKEFIEQNLGPEGRARSVVVAAPADTSPLMRLQGAAYATTVAEHFRDQGKQVLLIMDSLTRYAMAQREIALAIGEPPVTRGYPPSVFARLPALVERAGNGPEGGGSITAFYTVLAEGDDQQDPIADSARAILDGHIVLSRALADQGHYPAIDMEQSISRAMHNLIKPSHFELVRRFKQLFSRYQRSRDLIAVGAYQAGSDVLLDEAVRAYPQLEAFLQQGINERAGYEQSLAALHTLFGVET, from the coding sequence ATGCCGCGCCTCGCCGACTCCTGGCGTGATTATCTGGAAGACTGCCGCAAGATGGCGGCGGTCGCCTCCCCCTACCAGGTCGCCGGCCGCCTGACACGGATCAACGGCCTCGTCATGGAGGCCTCGGGGCTGAAGCTACCACTTGGGTCCGGTTGCCGAATCCTGATCCCGGGCGGCGGGTCGGTGGAAGCCGAAGTCGTCGGCTTTACGGGCGACAAGCTGTACATGATGCCGACCGACGATGTGTTCGGCCTCGCGCCCGGCGCGCAAGTGGTACCCAACGATCCGGCACAGCCCAAGCTGAGCACCTCAGAACGCGTCGAACCCCGGCGCCGCGCGTCGGACCGGGCGAAGCATCTGCCGGTGGGCAATGAACTGCTCGGCCGCGTCGTCGACGGCGCCGGCCGGCCGCTCGATGGTCTCGGGCCGCTCGAAGTGAAGCACACCCGTTCGCTGCAGAGCCGGCCGTTCAACCCGCTGCTCCGCGCCCCGATAGCAGCAAGTCTCGACGTCGGAATCCGCACCATCAACGCGCTGCTGACGATCGGGCGTGGTCAGCGGATGGGTCTGTTCGCAGGCTCTGGCGTCGGCAAATCGGTGCTGATCGGCATGATGGCGCGCTACACCGAGGCCGAAGTCATCGTCGTCGGGCTGATTGGCGAACGGGGCCGCGAGGTCAAGGAGTTCATCGAGCAGAACCTCGGGCCAGAGGGGCGCGCGCGCTCGGTTGTCGTGGCCGCACCGGCAGACACCAGTCCGCTGATGCGGCTGCAAGGGGCGGCCTATGCCACCACGGTGGCAGAACACTTCCGCGATCAGGGCAAGCAAGTGCTCCTGATCATGGACTCGCTGACCCGCTACGCGATGGCACAACGCGAAATCGCGCTGGCGATCGGCGAACCGCCTGTGACGCGCGGCTACCCGCCGTCGGTCTTCGCGCGCTTGCCGGCGTTGGTCGAGCGCGCCGGTAACGGGCCAGAGGGGGGCGGGTCCATCACGGCCTTCTACACCGTGCTGGCCGAAGGCGACGACCAGCAGGATCCGATTGCCGACTCGGCCCGCGCGATCCTCGACGGCCACATCGTGTTGTCCCGCGCACTGGCGGATCAAGGGCACTACCCCGCGATCGACATGGAGCAGTCCATTTCGCGGGCGATGCACAACCTCATCAAGCCTTCGCATTTCGAGCTGGTAAGGCGCTTCAAGCAACTGTTCTCGCGCTATCAGCGCTCGCGCGACCTGATCGCCGTCGGTGCCTATCAAGCCGGGTCGGATGTGCTGCTCGACGAGGCTGTGCGCGCCTATCCGCAGTTGGAAGCCTTCCTCCAGCAAGGCATCAACGAGCGCGCCGGCTATGAGCAAAGCCTGGCTGCCCTGCACACGCTGTTCGGTGTCGAAACCTGA
- the fliF gene encoding flagellar basal-body MS-ring/collar protein FliF, with protein MAEAELTADQPAPPTSPLELIRDNFNRLTARQKIAGAAAIAVSIALLTGVWLWSKQPNYAVLFSGLAEKDGGAIITALQAQNVPFKVTDNGSAILVPAQQAAELRLRMASQGLPKGGSVGFELMEGNRIGISQFLEQVNYQRALEGELGRTIGSINAVQNARVHLAIPKQTAFLRDEQKPSASVVLTLHAGRALDNGQIAGIVNLISASVPQLTASAVSVIDQNGNLLTTKADPSGLDATQIKYVRELEDRFVRRIESILEPIVGQANLRAQVTADVDFDQQEQTAESYKPNPSPNQAIRSQQLSDNTTMQPAPAGVPGALSNQPPVPATAPITTPAAPGTPGAANQAQPLSSSKNSTTNYELDKTVQHTKRALGQVRRLSVAVVVNHRSERDAKGNVRTVPLSEAEMKQVNDLVREAVGYNETRGDTVNVANAPFTESLRKGDEVPWWKDPELRAMALDLARWLLLGLVAAFLWLRVLRPLVRTVAPPPVVAEGAEAGEEGGEEEEEGYVVTLNEQGEVPDDQLLPPEVRMEEIARMSFDRKIAKVREIAVKNPKVIATLMKEWMGSQPNERR; from the coding sequence ATGGCCGAAGCCGAACTGACTGCCGACCAGCCCGCGCCGCCCACATCGCCGCTTGAGCTGATCCGCGACAACTTCAACCGCCTCACCGCGCGCCAGAAAATTGCCGGTGCAGCGGCGATTGCCGTTTCGATCGCACTGCTCACCGGCGTCTGGCTGTGGAGCAAGCAACCGAACTACGCGGTGCTGTTCTCCGGGCTGGCCGAGAAGGACGGCGGCGCCATCATTACGGCGCTGCAGGCGCAGAACGTGCCGTTCAAGGTCACCGACAACGGTTCGGCGATCCTGGTGCCGGCGCAGCAAGCCGCGGAATTGCGCCTGCGCATGGCCAGCCAGGGCCTGCCGAAAGGCGGTTCGGTTGGCTTTGAGCTGATGGAAGGCAACCGCATCGGCATTTCGCAGTTCCTCGAACAGGTTAACTACCAGCGCGCCCTCGAAGGCGAACTGGGCCGCACCATCGGCTCGATCAATGCGGTGCAGAACGCGCGTGTGCATCTGGCGATTCCGAAACAGACCGCCTTCCTGCGCGATGAGCAGAAGCCCTCGGCCTCAGTCGTGCTCACGCTGCATGCTGGTCGCGCGCTGGACAACGGCCAGATCGCCGGCATCGTCAATCTGATCTCGGCATCGGTGCCGCAACTGACCGCCTCGGCCGTCAGCGTCATCGATCAGAACGGCAACCTGCTGACGACCAAGGCCGACCCAAGCGGGCTCGATGCCACGCAGATCAAGTATGTACGCGAACTCGAAGATCGCTTCGTGCGCCGCATCGAGAGCATCCTGGAACCGATCGTTGGTCAGGCCAACCTGCGCGCCCAGGTCACCGCGGACGTGGATTTCGATCAGCAGGAACAGACGGCGGAAAGCTACAAGCCGAATCCGAGCCCCAACCAGGCGATCCGCAGCCAGCAGCTCTCGGATAACACCACGATGCAGCCGGCGCCGGCCGGCGTGCCTGGCGCGCTGAGCAACCAACCGCCTGTGCCGGCGACTGCGCCGATCACGACGCCCGCCGCCCCGGGCACACCGGGTGCCGCCAACCAGGCGCAGCCGCTTTCGTCGAGCAAGAACTCGACGACAAACTACGAACTCGACAAGACGGTGCAGCACACCAAGCGCGCGCTGGGCCAGGTTCGTCGCCTCTCGGTCGCGGTGGTCGTGAACCACCGCAGCGAGCGCGACGCCAAAGGCAACGTTCGCACCGTGCCGCTGTCTGAAGCCGAGATGAAGCAGGTCAACGACCTCGTGCGCGAAGCTGTCGGTTACAACGAAACACGCGGCGACACGGTCAACGTGGCCAATGCGCCCTTCACCGAATCGCTGCGCAAGGGCGACGAAGTGCCGTGGTGGAAGGATCCGGAACTGCGCGCGATGGCGCTGGATCTGGCACGCTGGCTCCTGTTGGGCCTGGTTGCAGCCTTCCTGTGGCTGCGCGTGCTGCGGCCGCTGGTCCGTACCGTCGCACCGCCGCCGGTGGTGGCCGAAGGCGCCGAAGCAGGCGAAGAAGGCGGCGAAGAAGAGGAGGAAGGCTACGTGGTCACGCTCAACGAGCAAGGCGAAGTGCCGGACGACCAGTTGCTGCCGCCGGAAGTGCGGATGGAAGAGATCGCGCGCATGAGCTTCGATCGCAAGATCGCGAAGGTGCGCGAGATCGCGGTGAAGAATCCGAAGGTGATCGCAACGCTGATGAAGGAATGGATGGGGAGCCAGCCGAATGAGCGACGCTGA
- a CDS encoding sensor histidine kinase — protein sequence MQETIQPPLDAAQLAEAFRQFSEASAQLTQAYSGLERQVERLNERLTGLLAALPAGVVLLDAQGRIEQVNAAGRAMLDDGLVGQDWQAVCDTLLTPTEAPAEFERGAADSLRRLSLSQTAEDSAGGRIVLLHDVTEAWLMRRNVARNERLAAMGEMVAGLAHQLRTPLAAALLYAGNLAEPSLAPADRARCAERTLDRLRHLERLIRDMLSFARGEALGTEDFDVCELVAELEHTIEPVAARRAVRFTSRCACPGVRFAGHRKDIAGALTNLLENALQAVGEGGQISLLASNADGRVRFVVEDNGRGIDAALQARLFEPFFTTRADGTGLGLAIARGVARAHGGDITLRSNPGEGSTFVLDLPLPVREDAA from the coding sequence ATGCAAGAGACGATCCAGCCGCCGCTCGATGCCGCACAGCTCGCCGAGGCCTTCCGCCAGTTCTCGGAGGCCTCCGCACAGCTCACACAGGCCTATTCCGGGCTGGAACGCCAGGTTGAACGCCTGAACGAGCGCCTGACCGGGCTGCTCGCGGCGCTGCCCGCCGGCGTCGTGCTACTTGATGCGCAGGGGCGCATCGAGCAGGTGAACGCAGCCGGCAGAGCGATGCTAGACGACGGCCTGGTCGGGCAGGACTGGCAGGCTGTGTGCGACACCTTGCTCACCCCCACCGAAGCGCCAGCCGAGTTCGAACGTGGCGCGGCAGATTCGCTGCGCCGGCTCTCGCTGTCTCAAACGGCGGAAGACTCCGCCGGTGGCCGCATCGTTTTGCTGCACGACGTGACCGAGGCGTGGCTGATGCGCCGTAACGTCGCGCGGAACGAACGGTTGGCGGCAATGGGCGAGATGGTCGCCGGTCTGGCTCACCAGTTGCGCACACCGCTTGCGGCGGCTTTGTTGTATGCCGGCAATCTCGCCGAACCGAGCCTCGCGCCGGCCGATCGTGCGCGGTGCGCTGAACGTACACTGGACCGCTTGCGTCACCTGGAACGCCTGATTCGCGACATGCTCAGCTTCGCCCGTGGCGAGGCGCTCGGCACCGAAGACTTCGATGTGTGCGAACTGGTGGCCGAACTCGAACACACGATCGAGCCCGTCGCCGCACGTCGCGCGGTGCGCTTCACGAGCCGCTGTGCGTGCCCCGGCGTACGTTTCGCTGGGCATCGCAAGGACATCGCCGGGGCACTGACCAACCTGCTGGAAAACGCCTTGCAGGCAGTGGGTGAGGGTGGCCAGATCAGCCTTCTCGCATCGAACGCCGATGGTCGTGTGCGTTTTGTCGTCGAGGACAATGGCCGCGGTATCGATGCCGCACTCCAGGCGCGACTGTTTGAACCCTTCTTCACCACCCGCGCCGATGGCACCGGCCTGGGCTTGGCGATCGCCCGTGGCGTGGCGCGCGCGCACGGTGGCGACATCACACTACGATCGAACCCGGGAGAGGGCAGCACGTTTGTGCTCGATCTACCTCTGCCGGTTCGGGAGGACGCGGCATGA